The stretch of DNA TTTCAATATTTTTTAGAAAATTATGTTAAAGAAGATGATAAAGAAAGAGTTAGTGAACATTTCAGTTTTGATTATATAGTTGAAAGCCTGTTTAAAAATAAGGAAATAGTTTTTTATTATGAAGGTTATGATGATAAAAAAAATATAAAAATAAAAAAACTAAAAGCATTTTATCTACAAAAAAACAGCAATATTTTTTATGTTATAAGAACTGATGTTACAGAAATTTATGAAAAACAAAAGGATAATATTGAAGCCTTGGAACTAGCTTTAAAATCTGCAGAGGCTGCTAAGGTATCTAAAACTAATTTTTTATCAAAAATAAGTCACGAAATAAGAACCCCAATAAATGTAATAATTGGTATGTCTGAAATAGCTTTAAATGAAATAGATTATAAAGGAAAATGGGAAATAAAATCCTATTTAACTAAAATAAAATCCTCATCTGACTATTTACTATCCCTAATAAATGATGTATTAAAAATATCAAAAATTGAAAGTGGAAAACTAGTGTTGGATAAGAAACTAATTAATACTGATAAATTCTTTCAAGATATAAATTTAATGTGTGAAGTACAAGCTAAAAATAAAAACATAACCTATGAATTTATAAAAAAAGAAGGGGTAAAGGAATATTATATAGGAGATGAAATTAGATTTAAACAAGTATTAATAAATATAATTTCCAATGCTATAAAATTTACAGATGTTTTAGGAAAGGTAAAAATAAGTTGTGAAGAGATATCTGAAAAGAATGGGTTTTCAAGGCTATTAATTGTAGTTGAAGATACTGGACGTGGCATAAGCAAAAATTTTATAGAACATATATTCGAACCTTTTTCCCAAGAGGGATTAGGAACGTCTTCTAAATATGGGGGAAGTGGTCTAGGGCTAGCTATTTCCAAGAATATAGTTGATTTAATGGATGGAAATATAGAAATAGAAAGTAAAAAAAATATTGGAACAAAATTTAAAATAGAAGTTATGTTAGAGTCAAAAAATTTAAATAAAAAAATTAAAATCAATGAAGATATAAAAATGAGAAATAAAAATAAAAATATCTCTTTTAAAGGGGAAAAGATATTAGTAGCAGAAGATCACGAATTAAATATAGAAGTAATAAAAAAATTACTTGAATACAAGGGATTACAAGTTGAAATTGCAAGAAATGGGTTAGAAGCTGTACAAAGATTTCAACTTTTCTCAAAGGAATATTCTGCAATACTAATGGATATAAGAATGCCTGTAATGAATGGGATAGAAGCTGCAAAGAAAATAAGACAGTTAAATAGAGAAAACAGTAAAACAATACCTATTATAGCTGTAACTGCAGGGGTTTTCCAAAATGAAAAGGAAAATATATTAAAGGCTGGAATGAATGATATTTTAGAAAAACCAATAATTAAAGGGGATTTATATTCAATTATTTATAAGCATATATACGAAAAATAAAATTGAGGTGATTATATGAAATTTACAAAAATGCAAGGGGCAGGAAATGATTTTCTATTGTTTGATGGGTATAAGTATAAACTAGAGGATATAGTTCCTAAAATAAAAAAAATGTGTGATAGAAGATTTGGTGTTGGGGGAGATGGGATAATGGTAGCTCTTCCAAGTGAAAATTCAGATATAAAAATGTATTATTATAACAGTGATGGGTCCCAAGGGGAAATGTGTGGAAATGGTATTAGATGCTTTTCTAAATTTGTATATGAAAAGGGTATAATAGAAAAAAAAGATAAATTTACAGTTGAAACTTTAGCAGGAATTCAAAATATAAATTTAGAAACAGAAAATGGACATGTGAAAAAAGTAGAAGTTGAAATAGTAAATCCTAGATTTAAACCAAGTGAAGTTCCAGTTTTACTTGAGGGGGAAGAAGTATTTAATAGAGAAATGGATATAGATGGGAAAATTATAAAATTTTCTTCAATATATTTAGGAGTTCCTCATACTGTTATAGTTATGGATAGTGAAGATGAATTTGATATTAATGATATAGGTGCAAAAATAGAAAAACATCCTCTTTTTCCTAAAAAAACAAATGTAAACTTTATCTATGTTGAAAACAATAAAAGACTTAAAATTTACACATGGGAAAGGGGAGCAGGAAGAACTCTAGCTTGTGGAACAGGGTCTTGCTCTGCAGGATTAGTTGCAAATAAATTAGGATTAGTGGATAAAGAAGTTGAAGTTATTGCAGAGGGAGGAGATTTAAAAGTAACAGTATTAGAAAACAGTGTACTTCTTCAAGGGGGAGCTGAAATAACCTTTGAAGGTGAATT from Fusobacterium sp. IOR10 encodes:
- a CDS encoding ATP-binding protein, which translates into the protein MFYKLKKPKEVVKEFFKDYFEKRNAKAAASWFSEDLKYIGSNPNEICENKRNLIEIFKNDICSFPSSMNFYIEDLLETKLAEGVSLINSSIMLCRENEMILKNSLEQSNIYFWEYDIINNIVIPGYKLIEKFNFPEKMENGIESIIDSNIVHKDGIEDFRYLHEELKRGEKSVNKAIKFFYDNSIQWREIKYEITETQYGKNSKALGISRNINKEKSLENLMGSLLYSEFDFIAKINSKNKNYTLYTDKEYINNIEIKDGKNIEELFQYFLENYVKEDDKERVSEHFSFDYIVESLFKNKEIVFYYEGYDDKKNIKIKKLKAFYLQKNSNIFYVIRTDVTEIYEKQKDNIEALELALKSAEAAKVSKTNFLSKISHEIRTPINVIIGMSEIALNEIDYKGKWEIKSYLTKIKSSSDYLLSLINDVLKISKIESGKLVLDKKLINTDKFFQDINLMCEVQAKNKNITYEFIKKEGVKEYYIGDEIRFKQVLINIISNAIKFTDVLGKVKISCEEISEKNGFSRLLIVVEDTGRGISKNFIEHIFEPFSQEGLGTSSKYGGSGLGLAISKNIVDLMDGNIEIESKKNIGTKFKIEVMLESKNLNKKIKINEDIKMRNKNKNISFKGEKILVAEDHELNIEVIKKLLEYKGLQVEIARNGLEAVQRFQLFSKEYSAILMDIRMPVMNGIEAAKKIRQLNRENSKTIPIIAVTAGVFQNEKENILKAGMNDILEKPIIKGDLYSIIYKHIYEK
- the dapF gene encoding diaminopimelate epimerase, with the protein product MKFTKMQGAGNDFLLFDGYKYKLEDIVPKIKKMCDRRFGVGGDGIMVALPSENSDIKMYYYNSDGSQGEMCGNGIRCFSKFVYEKGIIEKKDKFTVETLAGIQNINLETENGHVKKVEVEIVNPRFKPSEVPVLLEGEEVFNREMDIDGKIIKFSSIYLGVPHTVIVMDSEDEFDINDIGAKIEKHPLFPKKTNVNFIYVENNKRLKIYTWERGAGRTLACGTGSCSAGLVANKLGLVDKEVEVIAEGGDLKVTVLENSVLLQGGAEITFEGEF